GGGGCACGGCGCGTGGCCGGAGATGGCCGCGGACGCCTACCGGCCGTACCTGCTGCCCTGGGTGGTGGTCGCGATTGCCGCGCTGTACATGGCGGGCAGCCGCTGGGCCGCGGGCAGGCAACGGGCCGGGCGGTTCATCTCCTGGGCGGTCGACCGGTCGTTCGCGGTGTTCCTGTGTCATCCGTTCGCGCTCGCCCTGCTCGGGCCGTTGATCGAGTTCGTCGGCAACCGCTATGGCTCGCCGTGGACGACCATCGTCGTGTACCCGGTCACAGTCCTGCTCACCTTCGCGATCGTGCTGGTGCTGCGCAGGCTGCCGTGGAGCAAGGCGCTCACCGGCCGCGCTCCCGTGCGAGCCCCGGCACCGGCCGTACCCCGATCCGTGCTCGGGTGACCCTCGCGGCGATAGGCTCGGTGGTGCGCCGGGTTCGGCGGCGGGGAAGGGGAAACGGTGAGCAGCGCGCAGGAGCATCGGCCACTCGCGGCGACCCGCGAGCGGGTGCGCGAGGCATTGCGCGAGCGGATCCTCACCGGCGTGCTGAAGCCGGGGGACCGGCTGGTGGAGCGCGAGCTGGCGGAGGATCTGGGGGTGTCCCGGGTCCCGGTGCGCGAGGCGATCCGCAGCCTGGAGGCTGAGGGGTTCCTGGTCGTGCAGTCGCCGCGGCGGGTGGTGGTGCGACAGCTCGCGCGGGTCGACGTCGAGGAGCTGTTCGATGTGCGGGAGGCGCTGGAGAGCCTGGCCGCCGGGCTCGCCGCGGAGCGGGCCGGGAAGCCCGAGCAGCGCCGGCTCGAACGGCTGCTGGCCGAGTCCGCGCGGGCCACCCAGCGGGGCGACGGCGCGCGGATCACCGTGCTCAACAGCCGGTTGCACGACGAGATCGTCGCCATCGCGGGCAACGGCCTGCTCTCCCGCGCGATTCAGCCGCTCGAAGGCCGGTTGCGCTGGCTGACCAGCCAGAACGAACACTGGAGCGATCTGCTCGACGAGCACCGGAAGCTGGTCGGGGCGGTCACCTCCGGCGACGCCGGGCGGGCTCGCGAGTACGCCGCCGAGCACGTCCGGGTCAACCGCGAGGTGACCTTGCGGGCGCTGTTCGGCGAGGGCGAACGCCCCGCTGGCTGATCCGGTGTAAGCCCCGGGCGGCGCGGCGGCGCTATGTCCCCTGGGAGCCCAGCGGGACGAAGGCTGTGAAGGGGCCCTTCACGGACTCAGAGTCCGTGAAGGGCCCCTTCACAGCCTTCATGGGTGAGTGCTCGCGAGCAGTTCAGCGGAACCCCTGCGCGCCCAACCCCCTGGCAAACGCGGGGCGTTTCCTGGCGTACGGCGCGGGGTCGGCCCCTGGTGTCCACAGTGGACTGATCCGTCGGTGCGCCGAAGTGGTGCGGATGCCGGTGTTCCGAAGTGGCTGTCCACAACGGACGGTCGGTGACGGGACGCGGAGCGGTCCGTTCCGGGCGGGTACCGGCGTGGCAGACGCTGCGAGGCCGGGCGGGTACCGACGTGGCGGGACACCGCGGGCCGGGGTCTCAGCCGACCAGCCCGGTCCAGGTCGAGGTGAATCCGGGGAAGGTCTTACCGACCGTGCCCGGGTTTTCCACCCGCATGTCCGGCACGCGCAGGCCGAGCACCGCGGCGGCCATCACCAGCCGGTGATCGTCGTAGGTGTGGAAGACGCCGCCGTGCAGCGGGGCCGGGGTGATGCGCAGGCCGTCGGCGGTCTCGGTCACGCCGGCGCCGAGGCCGGACAGTTCGGTGGCCAGCGCGGTGAGCCGGTCGGTCTCGTGGCCGCGCAGGTGCGCCACGCCGGAGATCACCGACGGGCCTTCGGCGAAGCACAGCATCGCCGCGATCACCGGGGTCAGCTCGCCGACCTCGTGCAGGTCCAGCTCCACGCCGGGGATGGCCGGACCACCGGTGACGGCGAGGCCGTTGTCGTCGAGAGCCACCTTCGCGCCCAGCGCGGGCAGGAGGCTGCGCAGCCAGTCGCCGGGCTGCGTCGTGTGCTTCGGCCAGCCCTGCACGCGTACGGTGCCGCCTGCCACCACAGCCGCGGCGACGAACGGCGCGGCCGTGGAAAGGTCCGGCTCCACCACGTACTCCGGGCAGGACAGCTTCGAGGGCGACACATGGAACTCACTGCCGTCACGCTCCACAGCGGCCCCGAAGCGGCGCAGCATGTCCAGCGTCATCGCGATGTGCGGCTCGCTCGGCGGCGCGTCGCCCACGAGCCGGACGGTGACGCCCTGGTCGAACGACGGTCCCGCGAGCAGCAGCGCGGAAAGAAACTGACTCGACGCCGACGAATCCAGGTCGACCTTGCCGCCGCGCAGCCCGCCGTCACCGTGCACAGTGAACGGTGGCGCGCCACGGCCCTCGTCGTCGATCCGCGCGCCCACGCGACGTAGCGCGGTCAGCAGCGGCCCGATAGGACGGCGGCGGATGGCTTCGTCGCCATCGAACCGCACCGGGACGTTACCCAGCGAAGCCAGCGCCGGGGTGAACCGCGCGACCGTGCCGGCGTTGCCCATCGTGACGGTCACCTCGTCGCCGCGTACGCCCGCAGCGTCGAGCGGGTGCACGAGGAAACCGTCCGCGGTCTCTTCGGACCGTGCGCCGAGGGTGGCCAGAGCGCTGAGCATGAGACGGGTGTCGCGAGAGTCCAGCGGCACGCGTACGCGGGTCGGCGCGGTCGCCAGCGCGGACAGCACGTACGCGCGGTTGGTGATCGATTTCGAGCCCGGGACGCGCACTGTCGCGTCGAGGGCGGCGTTCGCCACCGGGGCCGTCCAGTGGTCTTCGTGCGCTTCCGTCACGCGACGCAGCCTAGCGCGACGCGCTTTCGCTCGGGCTGCCGAGCGGTTCCGCGTGCGTGGGATATGCTGGCGGCCCGTGGGACTTCAGTCGCGGGCTACCAAGTATGTCTTTGTCACCGGAGGCGTGGCCTCCTCTCTGGGTAAGGGTCTGACGGCGTCGAGCCTCGGGCAGCTGCTCACCTCTCGCGGGTTGCGCGTCACGATGCAGAAGCTCGACCCGTACCTCAATGTCGACCCCGGGACGATGAACCCGTTCCAGCACGGCGAGGTCTTCGTCACCGACGACGGTGCCGAGACCGACCTCGACATCGGGCACTACGAACGCTTCCTCGACCGCGATCTCGACGGCAAGGCCAATGTGACCACCGGTCAGGTCTACTCCGAGGTGATCGCCAAGGAACGGCGTGGCGAGTACCTCGGGGACACCGTGCAGGTGATTCCGCACATCACCGACGAGATCAAGAAGCGGATCACCGCCGCGGCCGAGCCGGACGAGCACGGGGCCACCCCCGACGTGGTGATCACCGAGGTCGGCGGCACGGTCGGCGACATCGAGTCGCTGCCGTTCCTGGAGTCGATCCGGCAGGTCCGCCACGACGTGGGCCGGGATCACTGCTTCTTCCTGCACGTGTCGCTGGTGCCCTACCTCGCTCCCTCGGGCGAACTCAAGACCAAGCCGACCCAGCACTCGGTGGCCGCGCTGCGCAACATCGGCATCCAGCCCGACGCGCTGGTCTGCCGGGCCGACCGCGAGATCCCCGAGGATCTCAAGCGCAAGATCGGCCTGATGTGCGATGTGGACTCCGAGGCGGTCATCGCCTGCCCGGACGCCCGGTCGATCTACGACATCCCGAAGGTGCTGCACGGCGAGGCGCTCGACGCGTACGTGGTGCGCCGGCTCGGCCTGCCCTTCCGGGACGTGGACTGGACGGTGTGGGGCGACCTGCTCGACCGCGTGCACAACCCGGCCGAGATCGTGCGCGTGGCCGTGGTGGGCAAGTACATCGACCTGCCGGACGCGTACCTGTCGGTCACCGAGGCGCTGCGCGCGGGCGGATTCGCGCACCGCGCCAAGGTACAGATCAAGTGGGTCGCCTCCGACGACGCGGAGACTTCCTCCGGCGCGGCCGCCGTGCTGTCCGATGTGGACGGTGTGCTGATCCCCGGCGGGTTCGGCATCCGCGGGATCGAGGGCAAGGTCGGCGCGATCGAGTACGCGCGCACCCGCGGGGTGCCGCTGCTCGGGCTGTGCCTCGGCCTGCAGTGCATGGTGATCGAATCGGCGCGGAACCTGGCCGGGGTCGCCGAAGCCAACTCCGCGGAGTTCGACGAGGCCACCCCGCACCCGGTGATCTCCACGATGGCCGACCAGCGCGACGTCGTCGCCGGTGAGCGCGACATGGGCGGCACCATGCGGCTCGGCGCCTACCCGGCGAAGCTGAAGTCCGGGTCCCAGGTGGCCCGCGCCTACGGCGGCACCGAGGTGTCCGAACGGCACCGGCACCGCTACGAGGTGAACAACGCCTACCGCAAGCGGCTGTCCGAGGCCGGGCTGGTGTTCTCCGGCACCTCGCCGGACGACCGGTTGGTCGAGTTCGTGGAGCTGCCCGCGGACGTGCACCCGTTCTTCGTGGGCACCCAGGCGCACCCCGAGCTGAAGAGCCGGCCGACCCGGCCGCACCCGCTGTTCGCCGCCTTCGTCAAGGCGGTGGTGGATCGCAAGGTGGCCGAGCGGCTGCCGGTGGAGCTGCCCGAAACCCCGGTGGCGGCACGGTGACGGAGCCCGGTACGCACGAATTCACCGTCGCCGGCAGCGAGGCCGTCCACATCGGACGCGTGGTCGGGCTGCGCATCGACGACGTGGTGATGCCCGGCGGCGGCACCGCGCGGCGCGAGGTGGTGGAACACCTCGGCGCGGTGGCGATCCTCGCGCTCGACGCGGACGGCGCCGTCACCCTGGTCCACCAGTACCGGCACCCGCTCGGGCGCCGGCTGTGGGAGCTGCCCGCCGGGCTGATCGACCACCCGGGGGAGGAGCCGGTGGCGGCCGCGCGCCGCGAGCTGGTCGAAGAAGCCGGGCTCACCGCGCGTGACTGGGTGACGCTGGTGGACGTGGCCGCGTCGCCGGGGTTCACCGACGAGGTGGTCCGGGTGTTCCTTGCCCGCGAATTGTCCGAAGTGGACCGTGAGGTGCTCGGCGAGGAGGAGGCCGACCTCGTGGTGCGCAGGTTCCCGCTCGCCGAGGCGGTGCGCATGGCGCTGGCCGGTGAACTGGTGAACGGGGCAACGGTGTCCGGGGTCCTCGCCGCGCACGCGGTGGTCACCGGCGCCGTCGAGGCCCGCCCGGCCGATGCGCCGTGGCAGGACCGGCCCACCCGGTTCGCCCGCCGGCTCGCCGAAGCGTGATCGCAGGCTGTGAAGGGGCCCTTCACGGACTCAGAGTCCGTGAAGGGCCCCTTCACAGACCTCCCCGGTGAGCACGGTGGCAGGTGGTCGCGGAGCTAGAGTGGCCTCGTGACGAGCCAGGGCGTGACCGACGTGATCGCCGCGTACCTCGACCACCTGGTGGTGGAGCGGGGCACGGCTCGCAACACGCTCGACAGCTACGCCCGCGACCTCCGCCGGTACGCCGCCCATCTGGCCGCGGAAGGCGTCGAGCGGCTCCCTGAAGTCGTCCCGTTGCACGTCACCTCGTTCGGCGCCGCCCTGCGCGAGGGCGATGCCGAGCATCGTCCTCTGGCTGCTTCGTCGGCTGCGCGGGCGTTGGTGGCGGTGCGTGGGCTGCACAAGTTCGCCCACGCCGACGGCATCACCGAACACGACCCGGCTCGCGACGTACGTCCTCCTGCAGCAGCGAAGCGGCTACCCAAGGCGCTGCCGGTCGCCGATGTGCTGAAGCTCCTCGACACCCCACCTCCGGACGGTGAGCGTCCGTTGCGTGACCGTGCGCTGCTGGAGCTGCTCTATTCCACCGGGGCCCGCATTTCCGAGGCCGTCGGGCTCGATGTGGACGATGTGGACGATGGCGAACGAACCGTGCTGCTGGACGGCAAAGGCGGCAAACAGCGCCTCGTCCCGATCGGCCGTCCGGCGCTGGAAGCTCTGCACGCCTACCGCGTACGCGCCCGCCCCGCGCTTGCCGCGCATGGGCGTGGCACCTCCGCGCTGTTCCTCAACGCCCGGGGCAGCAGGCTTTCCCGGCAGAGCGCGTGGCAGGTCTTGAAAGACACCGCAGAACGCGCGGGGATCACTGCTGTCGTGTCGCCGCATACGCTGCGACATTCGTTCGCTACGCATTTGCTTGAAGGCGGTGCGGACGTACGTGTGGTGCAAGAGCTACTCGGCCACGCGTCGGTGACCACGACGCAGGTGTACACACTCGTCACCGTGACGACCCTTCGCGAGGTGTACGCGACTGCGCATCCGCGAGCCCTCGGTTGAGCGCGAAGGGCATTCGCACGCTGCGGTGACTCGGCCCCAGCGGTCCGGCGCGGCGCTTTGCCGGGGCTCCTGACCGCCGCATAGGCTGCCGGGGACCACGCCGAAGAGGAGCTTTCCCGCCATGTCGACACCGAGCCAGCCGGAGTACCCGGCCGCGTCCGCGGGGTCGGCCGCGGCGCACCTGGGCCGTGCGGAGATCGCCACCCCCGCCGAGCACGAGGGCGACGAGCCGGACCGCACGCCGAAGACGCGGGCGGAGCGCGCCCGGGCGCGGGCCAAGGAGCGCGCGGAGAGCGGGATCGGGCCGACCGGGCGGCCGTGGCGGGAGATCCCCGAGCCGCCGCCGCTGGAGCGGCACGGCCCGGCCAAGGTGCTCGCCATGTGCAACCAGAAGGGTGGCGTCGGCAAGACCACCTCGACCATCAACCTGGGTGCCGCGCTCGCCGAATGCGGCCGCCGGGTGCTGCTGGTCGATTTCGACCCGCAGGGCGCGCTGTCGGTCGGGCTCGGCATTCAGCCGCACGAGCTGGACCAAACGGTCTACAACGTCATCATGGAGCGCTCGGTGCGCATCGAGGACGTGCTCCGCAAGACCCGCGTGGACGGCGTTGACCTGCTGCCGAGCAATATCGACCTGTCCGCGGCGGAGGTCCAGCTCGTCGCGGAGGTAGGGCGCGAGCACACGTTGTTACGGGTCCTTCGTCCGGTGCTGGAGGACTACGACTATGTTCTTGTCGACTGCCAGCCCTCGCTCGGCCTGCTCACGGTGAACGCACTGACCGCCGCGGACGGTGTGATCATCCCCCTGGAGTGCGAGTTCTTCAGTCTCCGAGGCGTTGCGCTCCTGATCGACACCATCGAGAAGGTGCAGGAACGCCTCAACCCCAAACTGGACATAGTGGGGATTCTCGCCACGATGTACGACCCGAGAACCCTGCACTCGAAGGAGGTCATGGCTCGCGTGGTGGAGGCATTCGGCGAGACCGTGTTCGACACGGTGATCAATCGCACCGTGCGGTTCCCCGAGACGACGGTCGCGGGTGAACCGATCACGACCTGGGCTCCCAAGTCCGCCGGCGCGGCCGCTTATCGCGCGCTGGCCCGCGAGGTGATCGCTCGGTGAGCAGGCGCGCTTCCCTGCCCGGAGCGTCGGAGCTGTTCCGCCTCACCTCCCCAGCCTCCAGTCCCGCACTCGACCGGCCGTCGGCACCGGCACCGGAAGCGGGCCCGGCTTCGGCCGAGCCGCCGGCGGACGCCGATCACCTGACCCGCAACGCCGCGCGCAGCGGGTCCGGCCGGACCAAGCACGACGCGAAGATCACCGTGTACGTGTCCGGTGAGGAGCTGCTCGCGATGGAACAGGCGCGGCTCACACTGCGGGCCAAGCACGAGCTGATCGTCGACCGCGGCCGCCTGGTCCGCGAGGCGGTCGCCGTGCTGCTGGCCGACCTCGACCAGCGTGGCGACGAATCGGTGCTGGTACAACGACTGCGCGCGGTTGACGAGGACGGCGGAGCCGAGAGCTGATGGACGAACCGGCATCGGCCGCGCAGCCGGAGCCGGAGCCGGAACCGGCGGCCCCGGGTCCCGCCGAGGACGCCCCGGCCACCGGGCCGGTCGATGCTGTGGCCGCCGAGGGGGCCGCGGGCGACGAGGCCGGAGACGCGGGGGCAGACGAGGCGGCTGCCGAGGGCGTTGTGGCCACCGGACCCGTCGAGAGCGGTCCGGTCGGCGCCGCGGATCCCGAGGCGCCGGAGCCACCCCAGACCGTGCACGGCGGCACCATCCCCGAGGGCATGGCCGCGGACCTGAGCACCTCGAAGTTCAAGGTGCGGCTGCGCAACTTCGAGGGCCCGTTCGACCTGCTGCTGCAACTGATCTCGCAGCACCAGCTCGACGTCACCGAGGTGGCCCTGCACCAGGTCACCGACGACTTCATCGCCTACACCCGGGCGCTGGGCGCGGACTGGAACCTCGACGAGACCACCGAGTTCCTGGTCATCGCGGCGACCCTGCTCGATCTCAAGGCGGCACGGCTGCTGCCCTCGGCCGAGGTCGAGAACGAGGACGACCTCGCCCTGCTCGAAGCCCGCGACCTGCTGTTCGCCCGGGTGCTGCAGTACCGCGCGTACAAGCAGGTGGCCGCGTTGTTCGGCGAGCTGGAACAGAGCGCGCTGCGGCGGTATCCGCGGTCGGTGGCGCTGGAGGAGCGGTACGTCGGGCTGCTGCCGGAGGTGATGCTCGGCGTCACCCCGCAGCGCTTCGCGGACATCGCGGTGGCGGTGTTCCGGCCGAAGCCGCCGCCGACGGTGTCCATCTCGCACATCCACATGGGCCGCGTGTCGGTTCGCGAGCACGCCGCGCTGCTGCGGGTGCGGCTCGCGGAGGCCGGGCAGGCCACGTTCCAGGACCTGGTCGCCGACTGCGAGCACACCGTGGAGATCGTCGCCCGGTTCCTCGCGCTGCTGGAGCTGTACCGCGAATCGTCGGTGCAGTTCGACCAGCTGGAGGCACTGGCCGAACTGCACGTCCGCTGGACCGGCGGCTCGGTCGCGGAGGCGTCCGCCGCCGCCGAACACGATCGCGCGGCCGCCGAAGAGGAGGAGTACGGGTGAGCACCGAAGGCCACAACACCGCGGAACCCGTTGCGGCGCAAGCGGATTCGCCCTCGGCCGAGGAGCCGCCACCGGCTGCCGGGACCGAACCGGAGGCGCCAGCCGGGGACCCGTCGGAACCGCCGGCCGCTGACACGTCCGAACCGGAAGAGGACGAGGAGGCGGGCAACGGACTGCCCGGCGTCGAGGACGACGAGGCGCTGGAAGCCGCGCTGGAAGCGTTGCTGCTGGTCGTCGATTCCCCGGTGAGCGAGGAATCGCTGGCCGAGACGGTCGGGCAGCCGGTGGCCAGGGTGAGCGTCGCGCTGAGCACGATGGCGCAGAAGTTCACCGACCGCGTCAGCGGGATCGACCTGCGGCGCGTGGGCGAGGGGTGGCGGTTCTACACTAGGGACACTTACGCCCCGTTCGTGGAGAAGCTCCTGCTGGACGGCCAGCGGTCGAAGCTGACCAGGGCCGCGCTGGAGAGCCTCGCCGTGATCGCGTACCGGCAGCCGGTGACCCGGGCACGGGTCGCGGCGGTGCGCGGCGTGAACGTGGACGGCGTGATCCGGACGCTCCTGGCCCGTGGGCTCATCGAGGAGATGGGCACCGACCCGGAGACGACCGGCACGCTGTATGTGACGACCGAGCTGTTCCTGGAGCGCCTGGGGCTGTCGTCGCTGAACGACCTGCCCCCGATCGCTCCGCTGCTACCCGAAGTGGACACCATCGATGACATCTGACGAACACCCCGACGGCGTCCGGCTGCAGAAGGTCCTGTCGCAGGCGGGCATCGCCTCCCGCCGCGCGGCCGAGGACCTGATCGCGGCCGGCCGGGTGGAGGTGGACGGCGAGGTGGTCACCGAGCTGGGCCGCCGCGTGCACCCGGACGAGGCGGTGATCCACGTCGACGGCACGCGGGTCAACCTGCGCGACGACCTGGTCTACCTCGTCTTCAACAAGCCCAAGGGCGTGCACTCCACGATGTCCGACGACCGGGGCCGCCCGTGCGTGGGGGACTACCTGCGCGGCCGCTGGGAGGAGACGCCCGGGGTGGTGCACGTGGGCAGGCTCGACGAGAACACCGAAGGCTTCCTGCTGCTCACCAACGACGGCGACCTCGGGCACCGCCTGATGCATCCGTCCTACCGGGTGCTCAAGACCTACTTCGCCGAGGTCGAGGGCCTGGTCCCGCGCGGGCTCGGCAAGCAGCTGCGGGCCGGCTGGGAGCTGCCCGACGGCGTGGTCAAGGTGGACCAGTTCCGGGTCAAGGACATGCACTCCGGCCGGACCATGGTGGAGCTGGTGATCCACGAGGGCCGCAAGCACATCGTGCGCAGGCTGCTTGCCTCGGCCGGGCATCCGGTGCGCAAACTGGTCCGCACCGCACTCGGCGACGTGCAGCTCGGCAGCCAGCGGCCGGGCACCATCCGCAGGCTCAACCGCGGTGAGGTCGGCGCACTGTACCGCAACGTCGGGCTCTGACCCGCCGGCCGGGGAGGAGTCCAGGGAACCGTCCGATGTGGATTCCGGCGGGCTCCGATCCGGCCGGGTGGGCGGGTATTCGCCGAGAGGTCGTCTGGTAGGGGCCTGTCCGGCGTTCGAGGTGAGGACGTTCTGCGGCTGTCGGCTCGATCGCCCGCAGCAGGACGGGGCGGCCTGCCCGGAGATCAGGGTGGCGCGGCATGCCGGTGCCGAGCGGACCGGCACGACGGCGGGCACCGTGGCCGGTGTGGTCAGCACGCCGATGCCGCGGCCGTGCTGCTCGGCTCAGGTGGCGAGTGGTGGCAATCCGTTGTCCGGTCAGGAGAACGGTCGTTGTGCGACGCCCGGCGCCCGCCGACCGGACCATCGGTGGCGGCGAGTGGCCGCATGCCGTTTTCCGCTGCGAGTATGGCCAGGCAGTCCACACCGGTCCGCCGGGCAAGACCCGACTTTCCGCCGTGGCGGCCGGAACCGGCTCGCTTCTAGCGTTGGCGCCCCAGAACGCGGGGAGGCAACGGGATGCGTGCAGGTATCGGATGGTGCGTGGCTGCGCTGCTCGCGGCCGGGCTGGTGGCCACGCCGGCCACAGCCGCGGCTTCGGCTTCGTCGGGCAGCGGGCCGCAGTACGATTTCGCCGGAGCGATCCGGGAAACGGTGTGGGTGGACACCGGCCGTGACGGGGACGGCGACGGGCAGCCGGACCGGGTGGCCGCGGACATCGTCCGGCCCGCGGAAACCGCGAAAGCGGGCGCGAAGATCCCGGTGATCATGGACGCCGGCCCGTACTACTCTTCGGTCGGGCGCGGTAACGAAACCGAGTTCAAGACCTACGACGACCAAGGCCGCCCGGTCGGTTTCCCGCTGTACTACGACAATTACTTCGTCCCGCGCGGTTATGCGGTGGTGCTCGTGGACCTGGCGGGCACCAACCGTTCCACCGGGTGCGTGGACGTCGGCGGCGAGTCCGATGTGAACTCGGCGAAACGGGTCATCGACTGGCTGAACGGCCGGGCGACCGGCTACGGCGCGAAGACCGGCGGCGGCACCGTGACCGCCGGCTGGACCAGCGGTGCCGTCGGCATGATCGGCAAGTCCTACGACGGCACCATCGCCAACGGCGTGGCCGCGGCCGGCGTCGACGGGCTGAAGACGATCGTGCCGATCTCCGCGATCAGTTCCTGGTACGACTACTACCGTTCGGACGGCGCCACCTTCGGCTTCGACCCGGCCGAGCTCGCGGCGACCGTCGAGGCCCGCAACGGTGGTCAGGATTGCTCCGCGGAGAACGGGAAACTCGTCGAAGGCGCGACCGCGAACGGGGATTACGGGCCGTTCTGGTCGGAACGTGACTACGTCGCGAAGGCGAAGAACGTTCGCGCGAGTGTGTTCATTTCGCACGGCGTCAACGACTTGAACGTCCGCACGATCAACTTCGGCCAGTGGTGGGATGCCCTCGCGGCCAATGGCGTACAGCGCAAGATCTGGCTGTCGCAGACCGGTCACGTGGATCCGTTCGACTATCGGCGCGCGGAATGGGTCGACACGCTGCACCGCTGGTTCGACCACTACTTGATGGGCATCGACAACGGCATCGAGAAGGATCCGATGGCGACTGTCGAGCGGCAGCCGGACCAGTGGGCGGATCAGGCCGCGTACCCGGCGAAGGACGCTTCGCAGACCACGATGCACCTTCAGTCGGGCAACACCCCCGGAGTCGGCACCCTGGGCACTGACGCTGCGTCGGGGACCACCTCGTTTACGGACAACGCGAAGGTCGGCGAAGTCGGCTGGGCGGCGAACCCGTCGGCCATGTCGCCGAACCGCGTGCTCTACAGCACGGGCGAGCTTGCTTCGCCGGTGCAGGTCTCCGGTACTTCGTCGATCACCGTGACAGCGACGCCGAGTACGTCGTCCGCACGGCTGTCCGCGATGCTTGTGGACTACGGTCCGGCCACGATCCGGAACTTCTCCGCCCGCGGCGAGGGCATCACCACCGGCAGCCAGGAAACCTGCTGGGGAGACAACGCCCCCGGAGACGACGCTTGCTACAAGGTGACCGCTGCGAACACTACGAAGGTGGACTACACCGTCCTCAGCCGCGGCTGGGCGGATCTGGCGAATTACCAGTCGCTGAGCCAGGAATCGCCACTGACTCCGGGTCAGCCGTACACGATGACGTTCCGGCTGGCGAGCACCGACCACGTCGTCCCGGCGGGCCACCGGCTGGCCCTGATCGTCGGCGGGACCGACGTCGACGTGATCACGCCACCGGCGCAGACCACGAAGGTGACCCTCGACCTGGCGAAGACCTCGGTGCGCATCCCGCTGTCCGGCGCGTCGCCCGCGCATCCTCAGGCGGGCGGGCTTCCGGCCGGTCCGCTGGCGCACGTCGCTACGCGGGTGGAGGCCGATCTCCGGTGAGGAAAGCGGCGTAGGGGAGTGGTTCAGCTGCTGCTCTGCACGGCCTCCGCTTCGGTTTC
This Amycolatopsis sulphurea DNA region includes the following protein-coding sequences:
- a CDS encoding Xaa-Pro dipeptidyl-peptidase produces the protein MRAGIGWCVAALLAAGLVATPATAAASASSGSGPQYDFAGAIRETVWVDTGRDGDGDGQPDRVAADIVRPAETAKAGAKIPVIMDAGPYYSSVGRGNETEFKTYDDQGRPVGFPLYYDNYFVPRGYAVVLVDLAGTNRSTGCVDVGGESDVNSAKRVIDWLNGRATGYGAKTGGGTVTAGWTSGAVGMIGKSYDGTIANGVAAAGVDGLKTIVPISAISSWYDYYRSDGATFGFDPAELAATVEARNGGQDCSAENGKLVEGATANGDYGPFWSERDYVAKAKNVRASVFISHGVNDLNVRTINFGQWWDALAANGVQRKIWLSQTGHVDPFDYRRAEWVDTLHRWFDHYLMGIDNGIEKDPMATVERQPDQWADQAAYPAKDASQTTMHLQSGNTPGVGTLGTDAASGTTSFTDNAKVGEVGWAANPSAMSPNRVLYSTGELASPVQVSGTSSITVTATPSTSSARLSAMLVDYGPATIRNFSARGEGITTGSQETCWGDNAPGDDACYKVTAANTTKVDYTVLSRGWADLANYQSLSQESPLTPGQPYTMTFRLASTDHVVPAGHRLALIVGGTDVDVITPPAQTTKVTLDLAKTSVRIPLSGASPAHPQAGGLPAGPLAHVATRVEADLR
- a CDS encoding pseudouridine synthase, which translates into the protein MTSDEHPDGVRLQKVLSQAGIASRRAAEDLIAAGRVEVDGEVVTELGRRVHPDEAVIHVDGTRVNLRDDLVYLVFNKPKGVHSTMSDDRGRPCVGDYLRGRWEETPGVVHVGRLDENTEGFLLLTNDGDLGHRLMHPSYRVLKTYFAEVEGLVPRGLGKQLRAGWELPDGVVKVDQFRVKDMHSGRTMVELVIHEGRKHIVRRLLASAGHPVRKLVRTALGDVQLGSQRPGTIRRLNRGEVGALYRNVGL